The Ammospiza caudacuta isolate bAmmCau1 chromosome 17, bAmmCau1.pri, whole genome shotgun sequence genome has a segment encoding these proteins:
- the SSTR5 gene encoding somatostatin receptor type 5: MDPLYFSSTFSMEAAPSQASSSLLPNGTENGTLPEVPPFQYIHKVLIPICYLLVCALGLSGNALVIYVVLRHAKMKTVTNIYILNLAVADVLFMLGLPFLATQNAISYWPFGSFLCRLVMTVDGINQFTSIFCLTVMSMDRYLAVVHPIKSTKWRRPRVAKLISATVWTFSFLVVLPVIIFSDVQEDFQTCNMNWPEPVNVWSAAFIIYTSVLGFFGPLLVICLCYLLIVVKVKSSGIRVGSTRRRRSERKVTRMVVIIVVVFVFCWLPFYTMNIVNLILILPADPVLEGLYFFMVVLSYANSCANPILYGFLSDNFKQSFQKVLCLCKGDGVEDGEPVEHRQENSSRLQESMLTQRNVEFNGHMQTSKV, encoded by the coding sequence atgGATCCTCTGTACTTCTCCAGCACGTTCAGCAtggaggctgctcccagccaggccaGCTCGTCCCTGCTGCCCAACGGGACGGAGAACGGGACGCTCCCGGAGGTGCCACCGTTCCAGTACATCCACAAGGTGCTCATCCCCATCTGCTACCTGCTGGTGTGCGCCCTGGGGCTGAGCGGCAACGCCCTGGTCATCTACGTGGTGCTGCGGCACGCCAAGATGAAAACGGTCACCAACATCTACATCCTCAACCTGGCCGTGGCCGACGTGCTCTTCATGCTGGGCCTGCCCTTCCTGGCCACCCAGAACGCCATCTCCTACTGGCCCTTCGGCTCCTTCCTCTGCCGCCTGGTCATGACCGTGGACGGCATCAACCAGTTCACCAGCATCTTCTGCCTGACGGTGATGAGCATGGACCGCTACCTGGCCGTGGTGCACCCCATCAAATCCACCAAGTGGAGACGCCCCAGGGTGGCCAAGCTCATCAGCGCCACGGTCTGGACCTTCTCCTTCTTGGTGGTGCTGCCCGTGATCATCTTCTCGGACGTGCAGGAGGATTTCCAGACGTGCAACATGAACTGGCCGGAGCCGGTCAACGTCTGGTCGGCGGCGTTCATCATCTACACCTCGGTGCTGGGCTTCTTCGGGCCCCTGCTGGTCATCTGCCTGTGCTACCTGCTGATCGTGGTCAAGGTGAAGTCCTCGGGGATCCGCGTGGGCTCCACGCGGCGCCGCCGGTCGGAGCGGAAGGTCACCAGGATGGTGGTGATCATCGTGGTGGTCTTCGTGTTCTGCTGGCTGCCCTTCTACACCATGAACATCGTCAACCTGATCCTCATCCTGCCCGCCGACCCCGTCCTCGAGGGGCTCTACTTCTTCATGGTGGTGCTGAGCTACGCCAACAGCTGCGCCAACCCCATCCTCTACGGCTTCCTCTCCGACAACTTCAAGCAGAGCTTCCAGAAGGTTCTTTGCCTCTGCAAGGGCGATGGAGTGGAGGATGGAGAGCCCgtggagcacaggcaggagaaCAGCAGCCGCCTGCAGGAGTCCATGCTGACCCAGAGGAACGTGGAGTTCAACGGGCACATGCAGACCAGCAAGGTCTGA